Proteins encoded in a region of the Paramagnetospirillum magneticum AMB-1 genome:
- the phaR gene encoding polyhydroxyalkanoate synthesis repressor PhaR yields the protein MSESQTSAKAPITIKKYANRRLYNTATSSYVTLDHLSQMVKDGDDFVVYDAKTGEDITRSVLTQIIVEEESKGGQNLLPISFLRQLIGFYGDSLGGLVPRYLEYSMQAFSHNEAQMRDYMRNALEGMFPFGPFEEMGKKNMAFMESAMKMFSPFYPQGADGSSPKVEDLQASVSALQKQIDQLTKKK from the coding sequence ATGTCAGAGTCCCAGACCTCCGCCAAGGCCCCGATCACGATCAAGAAGTATGCCAACCGCCGCCTGTACAACACGGCGACCAGCAGCTACGTCACCCTGGACCATCTGTCACAGATGGTGAAGGATGGCGACGATTTCGTGGTCTACGACGCCAAGACGGGCGAGGATATCACCCGCTCGGTTCTGACCCAGATCATCGTCGAGGAAGAGTCCAAGGGCGGCCAGAACCTGCTGCCCATCAGCTTCCTGCGCCAGCTGATTGGCTTTTACGGCGATTCCCTGGGCGGGCTGGTGCCGCGCTACCTGGAATATTCCATGCAGGCCTTCTCCCATAACGAGGCGCAGATGCGCGACTATATGCGCAACGCCTTGGAAGGGATGTTCCCCTTCGGCCCGTTCGAGGAGATGGGCAAGAAGAACATGGCCTTCATGGAAAGCGCCATGAAGATGTTCTCGCCCTTCTATCCCCAGGGCGCCGACGGCTCCTCGCCCAAGGTCGAGGATCTGCAGGCCAGCGTCTCGGCCCTGCAAAAGCAGATCGACCAGCTGACCAAGAAGAAATAG
- a CDS encoding M16 family metallopeptidase, with translation MTARIVGFAALLLASLPAGAVTVEKVTSAKGIEAWLVQDHANPIIAMEIAFKGGAAHDPAAKSGLAGMMAALLDEGAGPHDSQAFQQILEDKVITLGFNAGRDSFAGHLKTLSENRDTAFELFRLSLVQPRFDKEPVERIRGQLLAGLMRESQDSGAQASRALFEAAFAGHAYARSPRGTVETVKTIQVADLRAFAKGQLTRDRLVVGVVGDITPQELARRLDEVFGALPATGPLGDIPEVVAHLPAGLVVIPKDNPQTTALFALPGLRRDDPDWYAAYVVNYILGGGGFSSRLTEEVREKRGLAYSVTSYLSPYAHSGLIVGSVATENSRFAESVRLIKEEFRRMRDEGPSETELADAKTYLNGSFPLSQDSTTAIATLLVQMQVDRLGIDFLDRRASVIGAVSLGDARRAAKRLLDADALSFVAVGKPAR, from the coding sequence ATGACAGCCCGGATTGTCGGATTTGCCGCCCTGCTGCTGGCCAGTCTTCCCGCCGGGGCCGTCACCGTGGAAAAGGTGACCAGCGCCAAGGGCATCGAAGCCTGGCTGGTCCAGGACCATGCCAACCCCATCATCGCCATGGAAATCGCCTTCAAGGGCGGGGCCGCCCACGACCCGGCCGCCAAATCGGGGCTGGCCGGCATGATGGCCGCCCTGCTGGACGAGGGCGCCGGTCCCCATGATTCCCAGGCCTTCCAGCAGATTCTCGAGGACAAGGTCATCACGCTGGGCTTCAACGCCGGGCGCGACAGCTTCGCCGGGCACCTCAAGACCCTGTCGGAGAACAGGGACACCGCCTTCGAGCTGTTCCGCCTGTCGCTTGTCCAGCCGCGCTTCGACAAGGAGCCGGTGGAGCGCATCCGCGGCCAATTGCTGGCCGGATTGATGCGCGAAAGCCAGGATTCCGGCGCCCAGGCCTCCCGCGCCCTGTTCGAGGCGGCTTTCGCCGGCCACGCCTATGCCCGCTCGCCGCGCGGCACCGTCGAAACGGTCAAGACCATCCAGGTGGCCGACTTGCGGGCCTTCGCCAAGGGGCAACTGACCCGCGACCGGCTGGTGGTGGGCGTGGTGGGCGACATCACGCCGCAGGAACTGGCGCGGCGCCTGGACGAGGTGTTCGGCGCCCTGCCGGCCACCGGCCCGCTGGGAGACATTCCCGAGGTGGTGGCCCATCTCCCGGCCGGGCTGGTGGTGATTCCCAAGGACAATCCCCAGACCACCGCCCTGTTCGCCCTGCCGGGCCTGCGCCGCGACGATCCCGACTGGTACGCCGCCTATGTGGTGAACTACATCCTGGGCGGCGGCGGCTTTTCGTCGCGCCTGACCGAGGAGGTGCGGGAAAAGCGCGGCCTGGCCTATTCCGTCACCTCCTATCTGTCGCCCTATGCTCATTCGGGACTGATCGTCGGCTCGGTGGCCACCGAGAACTCGCGCTTCGCCGAATCGGTCCGTCTGATCAAGGAGGAGTTCCGCCGCATGCGCGACGAGGGGCCAAGCGAGACGGAACTGGCCGACGCCAAGACCTATCTCAACGGCTCGTTCCCGCTGTCGCAGGATTCCACCACCGCCATCGCCACTCTGCTGGTGCAGATGCAGGTGGACCGGCTGGGCATCGACTTCCTCGACCGGCGGGCTTCGGTGATCGGGGCGGTGAGCCTGGGCGACGCGCGCCGCGCCGCCAAGCGGTTGCTTGACGCCGACGCCCTGTCCTTCGTGGCGGTGGGAAAGCCGGCCCGGTAG
- a CDS encoding alpha/beta fold hydrolase, protein MAEAGRTLAQSLDAAGPDAWTRLDEAIAAEAVRRHDAFLDGIEAYRHHPYRRDLPPAPEAWRQGTTSLRDYRQPESDDARPVLVIPSLINRAYILDLSEKRSLMRYLAAKGLAPFLVDWDAPGEAEKSFTLTDYIAGRLEAALDEVVRLTGHRPAVVGYCMGGLLALALAQRRPDAVSALVLLATPYDFVTGREANAVLMKALAQPMGGLIDGVGEVPVDMLQAMFAGLDPGLAARKFMAFARLKRRSARARDFVALEDWANDGVPLAGPVARECLFGWYGENDPVEGRWCIEGRPVNPGEVTVPTLVMIPQRDRIVPPVSALPLWERIPSAKLMRLSGGHVGMLTGPRAKTEVYGPLMRWLHRRAGT, encoded by the coding sequence TTGGCGGAGGCGGGGCGGACCCTGGCGCAAAGCCTCGACGCGGCCGGACCCGACGCTTGGACTCGGCTTGACGAGGCCATCGCCGCCGAGGCCGTCCGCCGTCACGACGCCTTTCTCGACGGCATAGAGGCCTATCGCCACCATCCCTATCGGCGGGATCTGCCGCCGGCCCCCGAGGCCTGGCGCCAGGGCACCACCTCGCTGCGGGATTACCGCCAGCCCGAAAGCGACGATGCCCGCCCGGTGCTGGTGATCCCCTCGCTGATCAACCGCGCCTATATCCTCGACCTCAGCGAAAAGCGCAGCCTGATGCGCTATCTCGCCGCCAAGGGATTGGCGCCGTTCCTGGTGGATTGGGATGCGCCGGGCGAGGCGGAGAAGAGCTTCACCCTGACCGATTACATCGCCGGACGGCTGGAGGCGGCGCTGGACGAGGTGGTGCGCCTGACCGGGCATCGGCCGGCGGTGGTGGGCTATTGCATGGGCGGGCTGTTGGCCCTGGCCCTGGCCCAGCGCCGCCCCGACGCGGTCTCGGCGCTGGTGCTGCTGGCCACGCCTTACGACTTCGTCACCGGGCGCGAGGCCAACGCCGTCCTGATGAAGGCCCTGGCCCAGCCCATGGGCGGGCTGATCGACGGGGTGGGGGAGGTGCCGGTGGACATGCTCCAGGCCATGTTCGCCGGGCTGGACCCCGGCCTCGCCGCCCGCAAGTTCATGGCTTTTGCCCGCTTGAAGCGCAGAAGCGCCCGGGCGCGGGACTTCGTCGCCCTGGAGGATTGGGCCAATGACGGTGTTCCGCTGGCCGGGCCGGTGGCGCGGGAATGCCTGTTCGGCTGGTATGGGGAAAATGATCCCGTCGAGGGGCGCTGGTGTATCGAAGGCAGGCCTGTCAACCCCGGCGAGGTTACAGTTCCCACCCTGGTCATGATCCCTCAGCGCGACAGGATTGTGCCGCCCGTATCCGCTTTACCATTGTGGGAACGCATCCCAAGTGCCAAGCTGATGAGGCTGTCCGGCGGGCATGTGGGCATGCTGACCGGACCGCGCGCCAAGACCGAGGTTTATGGCCCGCTCATGCGTTGGCTGCACCGCAGGGCAGGCACTTAG
- the phbB gene encoding acetoacetyl-CoA reductase — MGRLAIVTGGTRGIGREISVTLKKAGYKVVANYGGNDEAAAKFTAETGIPSMKWDVGSYPACEAAIAKIVAEHGPVEIIVNNAGITRDATLHRMSYQMWEEVIHTNLTSCFNMARLAIDSMRERGFGRIVNIGSINGQAGQYGQVNYAAAKSGIHGFTKALAQEGAAKNITVNAIAPGYVDTDMVRAVPPAVLEKIIAKIPVGRLGRAEDIARCVMFLIADEADFITGSTLSVNGGQHMY, encoded by the coding sequence ATGGGTCGTTTAGCAATTGTGACCGGCGGCACCCGCGGCATTGGCCGCGAGATTTCGGTGACCCTGAAGAAGGCCGGCTACAAGGTGGTGGCCAATTACGGCGGAAATGACGAGGCCGCGGCCAAGTTCACCGCCGAGACCGGCATCCCGTCCATGAAGTGGGACGTCGGCAGCTACCCCGCCTGCGAAGCCGCCATCGCCAAGATCGTCGCCGAGCACGGCCCCGTCGAGATCATCGTCAACAATGCCGGCATCACCCGTGACGCCACCCTGCATCGCATGAGCTACCAGATGTGGGAAGAGGTCATTCACACCAACCTGACCTCCTGCTTCAACATGGCGCGTCTGGCCATCGATTCCATGCGTGAGCGCGGCTTCGGCCGCATCGTCAACATCGGCTCCATCAACGGTCAGGCCGGTCAGTACGGCCAGGTCAACTATGCCGCCGCCAAGTCGGGCATCCACGGCTTCACCAAGGCCCTGGCCCAGGAAGGCGCCGCCAAGAACATCACCGTCAACGCCATCGCGCCGGGCTATGTGGATACCGACATGGTCCGTGCCGTGCCGCCGGCGGTGCTGGAAAAGATCATCGCCAAGATCCCGGTGGGCCGTCTGGGCCGCGCCGAGGACATCGCGCGCTGCGTCATGTTCCTGATCGCCGACGAAGCCGATTTCATCACCGGCTCGACCCTGTCGGTCAATGGCGGCCAGCACATGTACTGA
- a CDS encoding M16 family metallopeptidase, whose protein sequence is MTAPRLCAVLLGLFAVLASPVRAGVFDPATFTLANGMQVVVISNHRVPIVSHMVWYKVGAADEEPGKSGLAHLLEHLMFKGTPSVPPGEFSKIVARNGGRDNAFTSSDYTGYYQNVAVDKLELVMRMEADRMRNLVLDEANFRTERDVVLEERRSRTDNNPSALLNEQMEAALYLNSPYHRPIIGWPDEIAALTLDDALAFYRRWYAPNNAILVVAGDVTPDQVRPLAEKYYGTIARADTPPRARTAEPPHRAERRVTLKDGRVAQPSWSRLYLAPSLGEGARELAYPLEVLADLMGEGATSRLYRSLVVEKGVAAAISASYDPVAVGQTTFRLAAMPNPGIALDKLEAVIEQELARIVKDGFSAEEVERAKTRLRAGAAYGRDSLHTGAQTLGQALASGVSVEEVEAWPEHIMAVTPEQVAKAAAALFKPTASVTGLLLPDPSAGPAVRRAVMPLPGSATKGVH, encoded by the coding sequence ATGACCGCCCCCCGTCTGTGCGCCGTATTGCTCGGCCTGTTTGCCGTCCTGGCATCTCCCGTCCGGGCCGGAGTGTTCGACCCGGCGACCTTCACCCTGGCCAACGGCATGCAGGTGGTGGTGATCTCCAACCACCGGGTGCCCATCGTCAGCCACATGGTCTGGTACAAGGTGGGGGCCGCGGACGAGGAGCCGGGCAAGAGCGGTCTGGCCCATCTGCTGGAACACCTGATGTTCAAGGGCACGCCCAGCGTTCCCCCCGGCGAGTTCTCCAAGATCGTGGCGCGCAACGGCGGCCGCGACAACGCCTTCACCTCGTCGGACTACACCGGCTATTACCAGAACGTGGCGGTGGACAAGCTGGAACTGGTGATGCGCATGGAGGCCGACCGCATGCGCAATCTGGTGCTGGACGAGGCCAATTTCCGCACCGAGCGGGACGTGGTGCTGGAAGAGCGCCGCTCGCGCACCGACAACAATCCGTCCGCCCTGCTGAACGAACAGATGGAAGCGGCGCTGTATCTCAACTCGCCCTATCATCGCCCCATCATCGGCTGGCCCGACGAGATCGCCGCCCTGACCCTGGACGACGCCCTGGCCTTCTATCGCCGCTGGTACGCGCCCAACAACGCCATCCTGGTGGTGGCCGGCGACGTGACGCCTGATCAGGTGCGTCCCCTGGCCGAGAAGTATTACGGCACCATCGCCCGCGCCGACACGCCGCCGCGCGCCCGCACGGCCGAGCCGCCCCACCGGGCCGAGCGCCGCGTCACCCTGAAGGACGGACGGGTGGCCCAGCCCTCCTGGAGCCGGCTCTACCTCGCCCCCAGCCTGGGCGAGGGGGCGCGGGAGCTGGCCTATCCCCTGGAGGTCCTGGCCGACCTGATGGGCGAGGGCGCCACCTCGCGGCTGTACCGCAGTCTGGTGGTGGAGAAGGGCGTCGCCGCCGCCATCAGCGCCTCCTACGATCCGGTCGCTGTGGGGCAGACCACTTTCCGGCTGGCGGCCATGCCCAATCCCGGCATTGCCTTGGACAAGCTGGAGGCCGTGATCGAGCAGGAGCTGGCCCGCATCGTCAAGGACGGCTTCTCGGCCGAGGAGGTGGAGCGCGCCAAGACCCGGTTGCGGGCCGGTGCCGCCTATGGCCGTGATTCGCTGCATACCGGAGCCCAGACCCTGGGCCAGGCCCTGGCCTCGGGCGTTTCCGTCGAGGAGGTGGAGGCCTGGCCCGAACACATCATGGCGGTGACGCCCGAGCAGGTGGCCAAGGCCGCCGCCGCTTTGTTCAAGCCCACCGCCTCGGTGACCGGCCTGCTGCTGCCCGATCCCTCCGCCGGGCCGGCGGTCCGCCGCGCCGTGATGCCCCTGCCGGGCTCCGCCACCAAGGGAGTGCACTGA
- a CDS encoding TonB-dependent receptor domain-containing protein — protein MLRGLPVLVAMGALAESAPAAEPPKLLPDQSFIDTRYMGRHAGQDLPPTIPLTDLPVAEPLMPAKTAWPTEFFAQRRAVAAAGNVALTGGFQGNGVVSTEAGLANTELGDASLWAGARHDHVKPYEDGAGQRVNYGYDRINTQLAAAWRPAPKSRLSGFVMRDAFSHHRIPNYGIDATRLDRYLASTVFEHAPTDSALNRVEAGLVFDALSYDADNTSLRDRGSLGLKYNGLWTTARGLVRGEFATGSFRNTVTADFGLLKYNIDIDALYPAQGQAVHRMPDVQTLQGGLTFATATKLSPQDSLSAALRLDAIHSDPNERSQLPPVSGSGASSFQVTPQQLWNRYYGGNVDSNPTNLNVSGRILVAHDTEDRTGRLHADLRRAVRSPDAGERFYANSGPTALTQVGNPQLNPEAHHRFELGARQDGGGFKGNFAPGNPTGSWRVAVSGYGDRVVDFITADRARGQTGIARSDGAIIYRNVDAYLAGTALEAWWQVSEGWGARAKLSWTRGENLTDSRPLYQIPPLDGEMVIEHRRELAPDTVGSAGARLSFAASQNRIDAYSSTGSAEDTAGGTAGWALLDLFAGVALGERAALTAGIANVLDKHYHLHVNPLPQSPTTKLQWAPGRSAFVQATVSF, from the coding sequence TTGCTGCGCGGTCTGCCGGTGCTGGTGGCCATGGGGGCGCTTGCCGAATCCGCCCCCGCGGCCGAACCGCCCAAGCTGCTGCCCGATCAGTCGTTCATCGACACCCGCTATATGGGGCGGCACGCCGGCCAGGACCTGCCGCCGACCATCCCGCTGACCGACCTGCCGGTGGCCGAGCCGCTGATGCCGGCCAAGACCGCTTGGCCCACCGAGTTCTTCGCCCAACGCCGCGCCGTGGCGGCGGCGGGCAATGTTGCACTTACCGGCGGCTTCCAGGGCAACGGCGTGGTGTCCACCGAGGCGGGACTGGCCAATACCGAGCTGGGGGACGCATCCCTCTGGGCCGGTGCGCGGCACGACCACGTCAAGCCCTATGAAGACGGTGCCGGACAGCGGGTGAATTACGGCTACGACCGCATCAACACCCAATTGGCCGCCGCCTGGCGCCCCGCGCCCAAAAGCCGCCTGTCCGGCTTCGTCATGCGCGACGCCTTCTCCCACCACCGCATCCCCAATTACGGCATCGACGCTACCCGGCTGGACCGCTACCTCGCCTCGACGGTGTTCGAGCACGCGCCGACCGACTCGGCGCTGAACCGGGTTGAGGCCGGACTGGTATTCGATGCGCTGAGCTACGATGCCGACAACACCTCCCTGAGGGACCGGGGCAGCCTGGGCCTCAAATACAACGGCCTGTGGACCACCGCGCGCGGGCTGGTGCGCGGCGAGTTCGCCACCGGCTCGTTCCGCAATACGGTGACGGCGGATTTCGGCCTGTTGAAGTACAACATTGACATCGATGCCCTTTACCCCGCCCAGGGGCAGGCCGTCCATCGCATGCCCGATGTCCAAACGCTGCAAGGCGGGCTGACCTTCGCCACCGCCACCAAGCTGTCGCCGCAGGATTCCCTCAGCGCCGCCCTGCGCCTGGACGCCATCCACTCGGACCCCAACGAGCGCAGCCAATTGCCACCGGTCTCCGGCTCGGGGGCCTCGTCGTTCCAGGTTACGCCACAGCAATTGTGGAACCGCTATTACGGCGGCAACGTCGATTCCAACCCGACCAATCTCAATGTCAGCGGCCGGATTCTGGTGGCCCACGACACCGAGGACCGTACCGGGCGCCTGCATGCCGATCTGCGCCGGGCCGTGCGCAGCCCGGATGCGGGCGAGCGCTTCTATGCCAATTCCGGCCCCACCGCCCTCACCCAGGTGGGCAACCCGCAACTGAATCCCGAGGCCCATCATCGCTTCGAGCTGGGAGCGCGTCAGGACGGCGGCGGCTTCAAGGGCAATTTCGCGCCGGGCAATCCGACGGGGTCGTGGCGGGTGGCGGTCTCGGGCTATGGCGACCGCGTGGTGGATTTCATCACCGCCGACCGGGCCAGGGGCCAGACCGGCATCGCCAGAAGCGACGGCGCCATCATCTACCGCAATGTGGACGCCTATCTGGCGGGAACCGCCCTGGAAGCCTGGTGGCAGGTCTCGGAGGGCTGGGGGGCGCGAGCCAAGCTGTCGTGGACACGCGGCGAGAACCTGACCGATTCGCGCCCTCTCTACCAGATCCCGCCGCTGGACGGTGAGATGGTGATCGAGCACCGGCGCGAACTGGCCCCCGACACCGTGGGATCGGCGGGCGCACGCCTCAGCTTCGCCGCCAGCCAGAACCGAATCGACGCCTATTCCTCCACGGGATCGGCCGAGGACACGGCGGGCGGCACCGCCGGCTGGGCGCTGCTTGACCTGTTCGCCGGCGTCGCACTGGGGGAACGCGCCGCCCTCACCGCCGGCATCGCCAACGTGCTTGACAAGCACTATCACCTGCACGTCAACCCGCTGCCGCAAAGCCCCACGACCAAGCTGCAATGGGCGCCGGGGCGCAGTGCCTTCGTTCAGGCCACCGTCAGCTTCTGA
- a CDS encoding acetyl-CoA C-acetyltransferase yields MTDIVIAAATRTPVGSFNGSLAGLQAAQLGEIVIREALKRAGVEAEAVDEVLLGHILTAGCGQNTARQAAIKAGVPNTATAMAINQLCGSGLRAVALGFQAIKLGDANIIVAGGQESMSNAQHAIYMRGGVKMGDASLVDTMIKDGLTDAFSPIHMGITAENLAEKFQITREEQDAFALGSQNKAEAASKAGRFKDQIVPVTITVKREEKLFDTDEFIRMGCTLDQIAKPKPAFKKDGTVTAANASGINDGGAALVLMTAKEADKRGIKPLARIAGWATAGTDPNTMGYGPVPATQKLLAKLGWKHEDLDLIEANEAFAAQAIAVNKGMGWDTSKVNVNGGAIAIGHPIGASGARILVDLLYEMGRRDAKKGLATLCIGGGMGIALCVER; encoded by the coding sequence ATGACCGACATCGTTATCGCCGCCGCCACCCGCACTCCCGTCGGCTCGTTCAACGGCTCGCTGGCCGGGTTGCAGGCGGCCCAGCTGGGCGAGATCGTCATCCGCGAGGCGCTGAAGCGCGCCGGGGTGGAGGCCGAGGCCGTTGACGAGGTGCTGCTGGGTCACATTCTGACCGCCGGCTGTGGCCAGAACACCGCCCGTCAGGCCGCCATCAAGGCCGGCGTGCCCAACACCGCCACCGCCATGGCCATCAACCAGCTGTGCGGCTCGGGCCTGCGCGCCGTGGCCCTGGGCTTCCAGGCCATCAAGCTGGGCGACGCCAATATCATCGTCGCCGGCGGCCAGGAAAGCATGAGCAACGCCCAGCACGCCATCTACATGCGTGGCGGCGTCAAGATGGGCGACGCCAGTCTGGTCGATACCATGATCAAGGACGGCCTGACCGACGCTTTCAGCCCGATCCATATGGGCATCACCGCCGAGAACCTGGCCGAGAAGTTCCAGATCACGCGCGAGGAGCAGGACGCCTTCGCCCTGGGCTCTCAGAACAAGGCCGAAGCCGCCTCCAAGGCCGGTCGCTTCAAGGATCAGATCGTGCCGGTGACCATCACCGTCAAGCGCGAGGAGAAGCTGTTCGACACCGACGAGTTCATCCGCATGGGCTGCACCCTGGACCAGATCGCCAAGCCCAAGCCCGCCTTCAAGAAGGACGGCACGGTGACCGCCGCCAACGCCTCGGGCATCAATGACGGCGGCGCCGCCCTGGTGCTGATGACCGCCAAGGAAGCCGACAAGCGCGGCATCAAGCCGCTGGCCCGTATCGCCGGCTGGGCCACCGCCGGCACCGATCCCAACACCATGGGCTACGGCCCGGTCCCCGCCACCCAGAAGCTGCTGGCCAAGCTGGGCTGGAAGCACGAGGACCTCGACCTGATCGAAGCCAACGAGGCTTTCGCCGCCCAGGCTATCGCCGTCAACAAGGGCATGGGCTGGGATACCTCCAAGGTTAATGTCAACGGCGGCGCCATCGCCATCGGCCACCCCATCGGCGCCTCGGGCGCCCGTATCCTGGTCGACCTGCTGTACGAAATGGGCCGCCGCGACGCCAAGAAGGGCCTTGCCACCCTGTGCATCGGCGGCGGCATGGGCATCGCCCTTTGCGTCGAGCGTTGA
- a CDS encoding HD domain-containing phosphohydrolase yields the protein MILGAAPNPHMADHSRKILVAVVDAHAGHRNQVASALMSFYQVAAFDNFDQAMEALVRTPPCVVLLDERIVPRAGGDPIALTRQLLRGVPIIRTLARHPSQLGSALYDTDACLEKPYRRSTLIKTISSLVNKTVEAEWETLAPQYRESLRRTVDSFNNISDLIDKGEPLVYTEITEACGPLVDAVSNHDFKVILNGVKGHDNYSYVHSLRVATLLSLFGHTIGLKGEDLNLLASGGLLHDIGKMTIPHEVLNKPGRLDDVELQVMRSHVSKSVDYLKLCDHLPKGVLTIAAQHHEKLDGKGYPHGLHGSQLNELARMASIVDIFGALTDRRVYKEPMSPEDALTLMTERMGGEIDQSLLALFRAMLLDAATPTA from the coding sequence GTGATTCTTGGGGCGGCTCCCAATCCCCATATGGCCGATCATTCGCGCAAGATCCTGGTGGCGGTGGTCGACGCCCATGCGGGGCATCGCAACCAGGTGGCCTCCGCCCTGATGTCGTTCTATCAGGTGGCGGCCTTCGACAACTTCGATCAGGCCATGGAAGCCCTGGTCAGGACGCCGCCCTGCGTGGTGCTGCTGGACGAGCGGATCGTGCCGCGTGCCGGCGGCGACCCCATCGCGCTGACCCGCCAGCTGCTGAGGGGGGTGCCTATCATCCGCACCCTGGCGCGGCACCCGTCGCAATTGGGCAGCGCCCTGTATGATACCGATGCCTGTCTGGAAAAGCCCTATCGCCGTTCGACGCTGATCAAGACCATTTCCAGCCTGGTCAACAAGACGGTTGAGGCGGAATGGGAGACCTTGGCGCCGCAATACCGCGAGTCGCTGCGTCGGACCGTGGACAGCTTCAACAACATCTCGGACCTCATCGACAAGGGCGAGCCCCTGGTCTACACCGAGATCACCGAGGCCTGCGGCCCCCTGGTGGATGCGGTCAGCAACCACGATTTCAAGGTGATCCTCAACGGGGTCAAGGGCCATGACAACTACTCCTACGTCCACTCGCTGCGGGTGGCGACGCTGCTGTCGCTGTTCGGCCACACCATCGGGCTGAAGGGCGAGGATCTCAACCTGCTGGCCAGCGGCGGGCTGCTGCACGACATCGGCAAGATGACCATCCCCCACGAGGTGCTGAACAAGCCCGGCCGGCTGGACGACGTGGAACTGCAGGTCATGCGTAGCCATGTGAGCAAATCCGTGGATTATCTCAAGCTGTGCGACCATCTGCCCAAGGGCGTGCTGACCATCGCCGCCCAGCACCACGAAAAGCTCGACGGCAAGGGCTACCCCCACGGCCTTCACGGCTCGCAGCTCAACGAGCTGGCGCGCATGGCTTCCATCGTCGATATCTTCGGGGCGCTGACCGATCGCCGGGTCTACAAGGAGCCCATGTCCCCCGAGGACGCTCTGACCCTGATGACCGAGCGCATGGGCGGCGAGATCGACCAGTCGCTGCTGGCCCTGTTCCGCGCCATGCTGCTGGACGCGGCCACTCCCACGGCGTGA